The genomic stretch TTGATCCCATTGTTTGGACTGAGCCCAAAACTGGGACCGATTGCCGAATGGGGATTGAACATCGACAAAAATGCCATTGAGGTAGACACCACCGATTACTCCACCAATGTGGAGCGAATCTATGCAGTTGGGGACATCAACACCTATGAGAACAAACTCAAACTGATCCTTTGTGGCTTCCATGAGGCGGCCTTGATGTGTCACAGTGCATTCAAATATGTGTACCCTGATCAAAAATTAAGCTTTAAATATACAACCGTTAATGGCGTAAATGCATTTTAATTATAAATTTGCGGTATGGTAACATTTGAAGTAGAAGATCACGACGGCAACCGTCAGCCGATAGAAGCTCCGGATGATATGGGGCTGAGCTTAATGGAAGTACTGAAAGCCTCCGAATATCCTGTTTTGGCCACTTGTGGTGGCATGGCTCTATGCGCCACCTGCCACGTGGAAGTGCTCCAGGGAAAAGATGGCCTCGGTGATGCCACCGACCCGGAACTCGACCAGCTGGAAGGTTTGCCGGAGATGTACGACACCAGCAGGCTTGCCTGCCAAATCAGGATCAGCGACCAACTGGAGGGTGCCGTCTTCAAACTTAGAGGAGAAGATCAGTAAACACAGTATTCACAATAGTAAAAAGGCGAACCTTTGGGATTGAAAGGTTCGCCTTTTTGTTTTTCAGACTATCCGATTTTTTTCACTAGGAACAATATTCTTTTCGGCCCCACCACGGACAGTTTTCTTTTAATATTAATAGTGGTAATTGGACTTTCATAATTCCCTTTGGCTTTCCATCATTACGACCCTTCCCCCATCAAGTGTTTTACCATCCTAATGGCGGCTTTTGGCAAAACAGTTCCTGGACCGAATATATCTATCACCCCTTCCTTTTGTAAAAAACCATAATCATGCGGTGGAATGACACCTCCTGCCACCACCAAAATATCCGGCCGGCCCATTTCCCTGAGCGCTTTGATCAGCTGGGGGATGAGCACCTTATGGCCACCGGCCAATGAAGAGGCACCTACCAAATGGGCATCATTTTCCACCGCTTGCCTTGCCACTTCTTCAGGCGTCTGAAACAGC from Echinicola soli encodes the following:
- a CDS encoding 2Fe-2S iron-sulfur cluster-binding protein; the protein is MVTFEVEDHDGNRQPIEAPDDMGLSLMEVLKASEYPVLATCGGMALCATCHVEVLQGKDGLGDATDPELDQLEGLPEMYDTSRLACQIRISDQLEGAVFKLRGEDQ